Proteins from one Bacillota bacterium genomic window:
- a CDS encoding ComEC/Rec2 family competence protein: protein MSIKGHARLNMRLQARAALLAVLLLALLGGAVGCRHEPAGPSATPGPGQGGAGAGEAAWRPGWTAVHFIDVGQGDSILVQFPSGFTMLIDGGSREAGPRVVAYIRSQGVERLDALVVTHGHEDHVGGLRAVVGSFPVGRAYLYPGEHTTASFESLLRALLREKVPATRARAGVVIRDEGGEADLPAGSGREAVPARAVAVGPVKEYEGENDASLVVRQEVGRVAFLFTGDAGGQAEKDMLAARAEVGADVLKVAHHGSASSTGEAFLRAVRPRWAVISVGAQNPFGHPASSVLHRLSRAGVTVYRTDREGTVVFFTDGRQTWITSERSGP from the coding sequence GTGTCGATCAAGGGGCACGCGCGGCTGAACATGCGGCTACAGGCCCGGGCTGCCTTGCTTGCCGTCCTGCTCCTGGCGCTCCTCGGGGGGGCGGTCGGGTGCCGGCACGAACCGGCCGGCCCGAGCGCGACTCCCGGTCCCGGACAGGGTGGCGCGGGAGCGGGCGAGGCGGCGTGGCGACCGGGATGGACGGCCGTGCACTTCATCGATGTGGGGCAGGGAGACAGCATCCTCGTCCAGTTTCCTTCCGGGTTCACCATGCTCATCGACGGAGGCAGCCGCGAGGCCGGTCCCCGCGTGGTGGCTTACATACGGTCCCAGGGTGTGGAGCGCCTCGACGCCCTGGTGGTGACCCACGGGCACGAAGATCACGTGGGGGGACTGCGCGCCGTGGTCGGTTCTTTCCCCGTGGGGCGGGCGTACCTTTATCCGGGGGAACACACCACCGCCTCCTTCGAGTCACTGCTGCGGGCTCTCCTCCGGGAGAAAGTCCCGGCGACCAGGGCCCGGGCGGGTGTGGTGATCCGGGACGAAGGCGGAGAGGCCGATCTACCGGCGGGTAGCGGGCGTGAGGCGGTGCCCGCCCGCGCGGTGGCGGTGGGCCCGGTGAAGGAGTACGAGGGGGAAAACGATGCCTCCCTGGTGGTGAGGCAGGAGGTGGGCAGGGTGGCCTTCCTCTTCACCGGGGATGCCGGTGGCCAGGCAGAGAAGGACATGCTGGCTGCCAGGGCGGAGGTCGGTGCCGACGTGCTCAAGGTGGCGCACCACGGCAGTGCCTCGTCGACGGGGGAGGCTTTCCTGCGGGCGGTGCGGCCGCGCTGGGCCGTCATCAGCGTGGGGGCGCAGAATCCCTTCGGGCATCCGGCCTCCTCGGTGCTGCACAGGCTCTCCCGGGCCGGCGTGACGGTTTACCGCACGGACCGCGAGGGTACGGTGGTGTTTTTCACCGACGGCCGTCAGACCTGGATAACCAGCGAGCGCAGCGGCCCCTGA